The genomic region TGGACTCTTTAATTGCCATAGGAACTAGTGCAGCTTTCATATACGGGGTTTATGCATTAATTGAAATTATTGGTGGCAATCACTCCATGGTTATGGAGCTATATTTTGAAACAGCTGCAGTGATTATTACACTAATTTTACTTGGCAAATACCTGGAAACAGTATCAAAGGGAAAAACATCAGAGGCAATAAAACAGCTTATGGGACTTCAACCTAAAACAGCAATAGTTATTCAAGATGGCAAGGAAATTATATTACCAATAGAAGAAGTAGAAGTTGGTGATATACTTGTGGCTAAACCTGGAGAAAGAATTCCTGTTGATGGTGTTGTAATTGAAGGCTATACTTCAGTTGATGAATCAATGCTGACCGGTGAAAGTATCCCCGTAGAGAAGAAACCAGGTGATAAAATAATTGGGGGCAGCATAAATAAAAATGGTTCAGTAAATTTTGAAGCAACTAAAGTGGGAAAAGACACTGCTCTATCTCAAATAATTAAACTTGTAGAGGATGCTCAAGGATCAAAGGCACCAATAGCTAAAATGGTAGATATTATTTCAGGTTACTTTGTACCCATTGTTATTGGAATCGCGGTGATTTCAACATTATTATGGCTATTAACAGGGCATTCCATAACTTTTGCTCTAACAATATTTATTTCTGTATTAGTAATCGCATGTCCTTGTGCATTAGGCTTAGCTACACCTACAGCTATAATGGTAGGTACAGGTAAAGGTGCGGAAAACGGAGTATTGATTAAAGGTGGAGAATCACTTGAGACTGCCCATAAAATTGAAACGATAGTGTTTGATAAAACTGGAACTATAACAGAGGGAAAACCCAAGGTTACAGATATAATTGTTAAAGATGAAATAACTGAAGAAGAAATTCTCATACTTTCAGCTTCGGCAGAAAAAGGCTCTGAGCATCCATTGGGTGAAGCAATTGTTAAAGCTGCCCAGGAAAGAAATTTAGAACATAAAAAAGTAGATAGTTTTAAAGCAATACCGGGACATGGAATTGAGGTAAGTATTGATAATAAGTTGGTGCTCCTGGGAAATAAAAAATTAATGAATGAAAGAAATATTGAAATAGATTTACAACAAGAGTCTGATAGGTTGGCAAGTGAAGGAAAAACACCGATGTATATATCAATAAACGGTAGGTTAGTTGGAATAATTGCAGTAGCCGATGTAGTAAAAGAAAGTAGCATAAGGGCAATTAAGAAGCTACATGAAATTGGCATTGAAGTAGCAATGATAACTGGAGATAATAGAAGGACTGCTGAAGCAATTGCAAGACAAGTTGGCATAGATATTGTTTTAGCTGAAGTACTTCCTGAGGATAAGGCAATGGAAGTTAAGAAGTTACAAGAATCAGGTAAAAAGGTTGCGATGGTAGGTGACGGAATAAATGATGCACCTGCTCTTGCTCAAGCTGATGTGGGTATGGCAATTGGGTCTGGAACAGACGTGGCAATGGAGTCAGCAGATATTGTTTTAATGAGAAGTGATTTAATGGACGTAGTTACAGCTATACAATTAAGTAAGAAAACCATAAATAATATAAAGCAAAACCTGTTTTGGGCATTTGCATATAATACAGCAGGGATACCTTTGGCAGCAGGGTTACTCCATGTACTCGGTGGGCCCTTGTTAAATCCAATGTTTGCAGCTGGGGCTATGGCATTAAGCTCAGTATCTGTTGTAAGTAATGCCTTAAGATTACGTAGGTTTAAGCCTTATCACTAGGTAATTATATTCGTCAAATAATGAAAAACCAAAAAGTTAGTTGTAGAAAAATTGTATGAAGTTGTAGAAATTTAATAATACTAGAGTTAATGGATAAAATATACCTTGAAATATGATAGTCCTATTGGTGTTAAAACAATAGGACTATTTTATGTACATAATTAATTAATGAGATTTGATATCATATTGAATTAAATCTATTCATATGGTATAATATCAAATATTAGTACCAAGTAATAAAACTAGTTAACAAATTAACAAAACTTATAAATATATGTGCTAATTATTAAATTAGGGAGGCATTATTAATGGATGTAAAGGATATAAAAGACTTGATTTTAACAATAGATAAAACAAGTGTTGAAAGCGTAGAAATCGAAAAAGGTGATTTTGTAATTAGAGTAAGCAAAAAATCAAAAATTGAAAGTAATACTACACAGAAGATAAATGAAGCCATTACCTTAGATAAGGTTAAAGAAGTTAATAGAGAGTTAGAAGTAGGCAACGAAGATAATGCAAAATACATACAAGAAATTGAAGACCTTCATATCATAAAATCACCTATGGTAGGTACATTTTATGGAGCTCCAAGTCCTGACTCAGCACCTTTTGTAAAGGTAGGAGACAAGGTAGAAAAGGGTCAGACTTTATGTATTGTTGAAGCAATGAAGATGATGAATGAAATAAAAAGTGATATAGCTGGTGAGATCGTTGAAATATTAGCGGAGGCTGAGGATATAGTTGAATATGGGCAACCCCTAATGAGAATCAGGAGGTAGTAAAGAATGTTCAAAAAAGTACTCATTGCAAATAGAGGGGAAATAGCCCTTAGAATTATTAGAGCGTGTAAGGATATGGGTATCCATACGGTTGCTGTATATTCAGAAATAGACGAAGATTCAGTTCATGTTCATTTCGCTGATGAATCTATTTGTATAGGACCAGGGCCTTCTAAAAAAAGTTACTTAAATATAGATAGTATAATTACTGCTGCGTTAGTTACGAAGTGTGAAGCAATACATCCTGGCTATGGTTTCCTATCAGAGAATTCGAAATTTGTAGAAGCGTGTATAGCAAATGATATAAAATTTATTGGACCATCAGCTCATCATATGGAGAAAATGGGGAATAAATCTGAAGCTAGGAGAACGATGATAGAAGCAGGAGTACCAGTTGTGCCAGGTTCCCCTGGCTCTACAAATAATGCTGAAGAAGCCTTTGAAGTAGCTAAGGAGATTGGATTCCCAGTTATAATCAAAGCTGCCAGTGGTGGTGGCGGTAGAGGTATGAGAATCGTCTATTTAGAAAATGAGTTTATTGAAAAATTCAATATGGCTAAGTCAGAGTCCGCTGTCGCATTTAATGACGACTCTATGTATGTAGAGAAGTTTGTAGAGGAGCCTAGACATATAGAATTTCAAATATTAGCAGATGAATATGGCAATGTAATTCATTTAGGTGAAAGAGACTGTTCAATTCAAAGAAAAAATCAAAAGGTTTTAGAAGAAGCTCCATGTACAATAATGAGTCAAGAACTTCGAAATAAAATGGGTGAAATGGCAGTTCGTGCAGCAAAAGCAGTTAATTATGTTAATGCTGGAACGATTGAGTTTTTATTAGATAAACATAATAATTTCTATTTCATTGAAATGAATACAAGAATACAAGTAGAGCATCCAGTTACTGAAATGACTACAGGAATAGATTTAATAAAAGAGCAAATAAAAGTAGCATATGGGGAAAGATTGAGTGTAACCAGCGAGGAATTAACAATTAATGGACACTCAATTGAATGTAGGATAAATGCAGAAGACCCATCAGAAAACTTTAGGCCGTCTCCTGGTTTAATTGAAGTGTATTTTCCACCAGGTGGTTATGGTGTAAGGATAGATAGTCATATATATAGTGGTTATGTTATTCCGCCTACATATGATTCAATGATAGGTAAGCTAATAGTTTGGGGAAAAGATAGGACTGAGGCTATTGACAGGATGAAGAGAGCTCTTAGCGAGCTTGTAATAACAGGGGTAGACACAAATATTGAGTTTCAAAGAGAAATATTAAGCAATGAAAAATTTGTTGAAAATAAAATAGATACTTCTTTTATAGAAAAAGAAATTCTAAAAGGTTAAGTAAGGGAGTGTGTATATGCTAAAGGATCTCTTTAGTAAAAAACAATATGTAACAATAAATTTACCCGAAAAGCAGAGAACAATTTTACCGAGTGAAAGCTATAAACAAACAATTGCTAAAACACCTCAAGAAGAAAAGGCTAAAAGGCTTGGGGCTAGGGATAGAATCAATGAGATAATCGATCAAAACACTTTTAATGAGTATGATTTAGATTTGAAAACGGCTAATCCATTAGACTTTCCAGAGTATGCTGAAAAAGTTGCTACTGCCACTGAGTATTCTAACGAGTCAGAGGCTGTAATAACAGGAGAAGGTAAAATAAACGGTTATAATTGTGTTATATGTGTTATGGATCCAAACTTTATGATGGGAAGTATGGGTTCAGTTGTTGGTGAAAAAATTACAAGAGCAGTAGAAAAAGCAATCGAAAAAAGGTTCCCTGTTATTATTTTTTCAGCATCCGGTGGGGCTAGAATGCAAGAGGGTATAATATCTTTAATGCAAATGGCTAAAACCTCTGCTGCTATAGCAAGACTATCAGAAGAAGGGTTACTATATGTTTCTGTTTTAACTGACCCTACAACTGGAGGAGTTATTGCTAGTTTTGCTATGTTAGGAGACATAATCATTGCGGAACCAGGTGCCCTTATTGGATTTGCTGGACCAAGGGTAATCGAACAAACAATTAGACAAAAACTTCCGGAAGGCTTCCAAAGGGCTGAATTTTTAAAGGAAAAGGGATTTGTAGACAAAATTGTTCCTAGAAATGAAATGAAAAAAATATTATCTAAAATATTAAAAATCCACAGTCCGGGTGGTGAAATAAATGAATAGCAATTTAGAATTTGAGAAACCAATTAGAGAACTAGAAAATAAAATAAATGAGCTTAAAGGGTTTGCAAAGGATAATAGCTTAGATTTAACTCATGAAATAGATATATTATCTAATAAGCTAGAAAATATGAAACGAGAAGTTTATGAAAATCTAAGCCCTTGGCAAAAAGTTAAGCTAGCTCGTCTACAAGAAAGACCAACTTCCCTTGATTATATTAAAAAGCTTATAACTGATTTTACTCAATTACATGGTGATAGATATTTTGGTAATGATAGAGCCATAATAGCTGGTATTGGTATGTTTGAGGGTATTCCTGTAACTGTTATTGGGCAACAAAAAGGGAAAGATTTAGATGAAAACATTAGAAGAAACTTTGGAATGCCTCATCCAGAAGGTTATAGAAAAGCCCTAAGACTTATGGAACAGGCTGCAAAGTTCAATAGACCGATAATTACTTTCGTTGATACTCCAGGGGCGTATCCTGGTTTAGGCGCAGAGGAAAGAGGTCAAGGAGAGGCTATTGCCGTAAATCTTATGACGATGAGTAGATTAAAAACTCCTATTATTTCTGTTGTTATAGGTGAAGGTGGAAGTGGTGGTGCTTTAGCTTTAGGCGTGGCAGATAGAGTGTGTATGCTTGAAAATTCAATATACTCTGTAATATCACCAGAAGGCCTTTCAAGTATTCTATGGAAAGATTCAAATCTTGCACCAGTTGCAGCGGATATAATGAAACTTACAGCACAAGACCTAATGTCTTTAAAAGTTATAGATACTATAATTAAGGAGCCTTTAGGTGGAGCCCATAAGGATTTAGATATAACTGCAAATAATATGAAGCAATACATTCTAGGTGAATTAAAAGAACTTAGAAAATTAACTCATAATGAGTTATTAGATAGAAGATACAAAAAACTTAGAAGTATAGGTGTATACGAACAAGTATAAAATTATGTCTAGAAGCCTTGGAAAATACAAAATAATGTATTTACAGGGCTTTTTTTTATTTTAAAGATAAATAATTGTCTCTAAGAGTTGATAAATTTTTGAAATGGGAATACAATATCATTAAACGATATATCGCGAAGCGATATATCGGGAGCTGTACTAATATAATAGTTAAATATACTAATAAATAGAAGTGAGGTTTTAATCATGTTTGGGAATAAATCCGTGAAAAAGTATTTGCCATTAACAGAAGCTTGGTACTACATATTACTTTCCTTAGTCGAAACTCGTCATGGTTATGGAATTATGCAGTATGTGGAACGTATTAGTAATGGACGGGTGAAAATTGGACCAGGGACATTATATGGAGCATTATCTAAAATGGAAAAGGAAGAGCTAATAGTTATGGTATTAGATGATGATAAGAGAAAAAGCTATGAATTAAGCAAACAAGGGAAAAAAATACTTTATTATGAGATTGAAAGATTAAAAGAGCTTTTATTAAATGGTGAACTAATTTTTACAAGTATACAGGAGGATTTCAATGATTAATAAAAATTATAAATCAATTTGGAAAGTTTTCTTTGTGTGTGGCAGGATGATTTAGAGGAGAAGTGGCTTAGAAACATGTCACTATCAGGATGGCATCTGGTTGGAATAAGTTCACTAATTAAATATCATTTTGTAAAGGGAGATCCTGAGAATTATAATTATAAACTTGATTTTGTATATGTGTCTGACACAGAAGATTATATCGACATATTTGAAAACGCAGGATGGGAGTATATAGATAAAATGTTTATTTGGCGTTATTTTAGAAAACATGCTAAAGCTTCTGAAACTGAAGAGATATATACGGATAATCAATCAAAAATAGATAGAAATAAATCTATTATAAAGATGTTATATGGAGCCTTACTAATAAATATAGTGCCTTCATCTGTGTTTATATTTAATTACTTATTTAAGCATGATGGAATACAAAATGTAACAATATTAAATGTTCTAGCAAGCATTGTACTCGGGTATGCTATATATAAAATCAAAAACAAAATGAAATACTAAAACAAAATGAAATACTAAAACAATAATAACTATGCTCCTTATTTAAACAGATGTTAGATTACTGTTAATAAAGAGCATTTTTTAATTATTAAAGTTAATAAATCCTTTAGATAAGCAATGATTAGAGTAAGTGTCTAATAGTGTCATTTTAAATTGCCTACATTACATAATATGACAACTTTCTGAGAAAGATATATAGTAAATAAAAAAATTCAAGAGGTGGATTTATGTACAAGAAAAGTATACTCATCTTAATATTTATAATTACATTAACTACATACGGATGTGCAAATAGACGGGAAATGCCACGAGAGCAGTCTCCAGGACAACGGGTTGAACAACAAAGGGAAGATCGTTTGGCTAAATCAGATCAAGAAGCAGTTGAGGAAAATATTAATGGGTATAATCTTCAAGACGATTTAAAGATAACAAGAGAAGAAGGATCTGAAATATCTTATATCAATCAAGAACAGAAGGATGAGCTTATTAATGGCCTAGGACCAAAGGAGAATAACACAATATTAGAGGAGTTTAGGTCATCTCTACCTGTGGGAATAAATAATGCAATAGATTACTTTAAATATAATATTTCTTTTGACTACTTTCTAATTACTGCGGAGGAAGGTTCCACAATTAGAGAAACACCTACTGATGAATCAGCTGCAGTAACAGCAAAGGAGAGTTTAGAAAAAGTTTCCCTACTACACAGGGTAGAAGGAGAAGAATTAGAAGGTTCAAATATATGGTATAGAGTAGCCTTTGAAAATCAAGGGAGTGTTAATGAGGGATATATACACTCTTCAATGGGAACCCCTAGAAATTTTAGATTTGATAGTATGAAGCAAGCAATAGATGAATTAAATGAACAACTAGGTCAAGGTCCATTGCATTTTATTAGTAACTATAAAAATGAAAACGGTACTCCACCTCAACGAGGTGATGCAGCAATAGATGAATTTGGTTACAGAGTTTATCACAGTGCCCCCGCATATGATGAAGCTAACACTGAAAGTAACTATAGGTATATACCTGATGGAATGCTAGTTAGAATTCTTGATGAAACAGGTGATTTTTACCATATAGATGCGCCTACTTTTGGAAGGGGTTATTATGTTCCAAAACAGTATATAGATCCTAATGTGACTTTAAGAGAACTGACTCATGTGGTAGTAATCGATAGAAGTCAGCAAAATCAAGGAGCCTTTGAAGTTGAGGATAATGGTTTAAATCTAGTGTCATACACATTTTCAACAACAGGTATACCAGGGGAATTTTCCTATGAGACAACGCTAGGAAGCTATAAAGCAATTCAAAAAAGAGATCGATTTGAGTATTTAAAAAGTGGAACTCAGGAAATTGCAGGATATGCACCCTTTGCAATCAGATTTACTGGTGGGGCATATATTCATGGTGTACCAGTTGCTTACGAAGAAGTAGAAGGAGAGATGGTAGACCCAGGCTTTATTGAGTATCTGCATACGATAGGTACATTTCCCAGATCTAATATGTGTGTCAGAAATTTTACTAGCCATGCAGAGTTTTTATACAATTGGATGAATGTGAGAAATGGAGCAGTAATAGTGATAGAATAAGTTAAGATTAGTATATAAAAGATTATGAGGAAGAAGTAGTTCTCTCTACTTCTTTTTTCATTGACAAATAATACATTATTCATTATATTTTAATGGTTGAGTTTTTTAAGAAGGATAGGTAGGTGATAAAATATGTTTTCGTTTTTCACTACTGGAGTATGTGCAAAACAAATAATTTTTTCAATTGAAGACGGAATAATTGATAAGGTATCCTTTAATGGCGGATGCTCTGGAAATCTTATAGGAGTTAGTCGTTTAGTAGAGGGAATGAAAGTGGAAGAAGCAATTAATAAGCTACAGGGTATCAAATGTGGTAGTCGTAATACTTCTTGTCCAGATCAATTAGCTACTGCTTTACAAATAAGCTTAAAAAAGCAAGCGGGATAGGTTTGGAAACTCCTTTCAATAATCATTAAAGAAAGGAGTTTATACTTTTAAAGAATCAATGAATTCCAGAGTGAATTGATTTACTGCATTAGGATTATCTAGATTAGTACAATGATGCGCATTTAGAATAATCCTTAATTCCGTATTAGAGATTTTTGTATATAATAGGGGCTGCTGAAAATTAGTTATTATATCATGGTCACCTATTAATAAAAGGGTTGGACATTTTACTTTATGTAGCTCATCCTTACTTTCCATGCGAGTAACCGCAGACCAAATTCTATGCCAATTTTCTTTAGGCATTTTAGAAAAAGTATTATATACATATGCAAAGGTAGAAGGATTTTGTTTCGATAACATTTTAGCTAGTATAAAAGCATTTGTTTTCATAGGTAGAAATTTGCTAGATAAACTATTAATCTGTATAAATAACTTTTGGTTTAAACTAATGGAGTTACTACATGGAGTACCTATTAGAATAAGCCCTTTAACTCTATAGGGTATTTCAATAGCAGTCCTTAGTGATATATGTCCACCCATTGATAGACCACATAATATGGCTTTTTTTATACTAAGGTGATTCATAAGGGCTATTAAATCTAATATGAAATCATCAGGGTTTATTGGACCCTTAGGCAATGAAGATTGGCCATGACCACGAACATCCCAGGATACAACCTTGTAATCCTTCTTAAAGAAGTTTACCTGCTTAACCCATTGTTTATGGTCCCAGGATGCCCCATGAGTAAATATTATTGGATGACCTTCTCCAGTAACCTCATAAAATAGCATTGTATCATTTCTATAAAATATTGGCATAATATCCCCCGAAAGTTGTTTATTTGCTGTTAAGAATCTATAAATATATTATTAATAGATCAATAGGGTAATATTTAAGTGAATACTGGAAAATATAACAAATAGCGGTGTAATACAATTTTAATGAGTAAAAAGATATATAAAATATATAAAAATAATTATAAAGATTTTGGGAGGGAAGTATATGATAAAAGCCTACTTAGTTGGAATAGGAACACCTTATGAAAATGAGGATATAACCGTTCGTTATCGTGTATTAAAAGATGAAAGTATAATACTTGAAAAAGACCTTTTAATGGATTATAGTAAGCCTTTAATTGTGAGCCATACTGCATTATTAACTCTAATGAGGGATTTGGAGAAATTAGATGAGAATGATATATTAATCATCATAAATGATGCTGCTCTATTTGAGCAGATTAGAGGTACGTCAACAACTAAAAATAGAGATGTATTAAAGATGGCGAGAATAGTCAAAGAGACACTAAATAGAACGAAAAAGACAATAAAGTTTAAGGATGTAAGTGGTAACCAAGCGGATTTTATAGAATGGAATGAGAAATTAAAATTTTAACTAAAGGGTTAGGGGTATAATAATGAAAAAAATGAGTAGTGAAGAACTCGAAAAATGTCTTAAATATGCAGATATAACTAATATAACAGCAACTGATTATGGGACTTTTATAAGGGCAATGGTTTATACCATTCAAAAAAACCTACCTATTGAGATTGTTGATAATTCAAATAATATTATTAAAGCTCAAATAAAATCGTTTTCTTTGACATATATTGAGGGTGATGAGGGTAGAAATGATATATTAGATGTTGAATACTATAAATCAGATGAAGAGATTTTACATACACTTGAATTTGATAAGATTGGTACAGGTAATGTGGTCAAGGATAGAAAAAGTGGCACTAGGACTTTTTATAGATATTATATAAATATGGATAATAAACAAAGCTTTAGATTTACATTTAATAGAAGGATTTCAAAGGCGTAAACGCTTAAATAAGAGTCTTTGATGGTCAGATGGTCATAGGGGACTAAAATGAAGGAAACTATGCTAAAAAGGTATTTATAAAAGGTTTAAGGACTAGGATATTTCAATTTCATGATAGATAAAACAAATAAAACACCCCGCAGGGTGTTTTATCTATATAAAGAATTGTTAATTAATTAATTAACGAAGAATTGATCCAGCAACAATCATACGCATTGCTTGGTTAGTTCCTTCGTAGATTTGACAGATCTTAGCATCACGCATGAATCTCTCTGCAGAGTACTCACGAGTGTATCCGTATCCACCGTGGATTTGAACTGCATTTGTAGTTACCCACATAGCTACGTCAGAAGCGAAACATTTTGCAATAGCAGCTTCTTCTGAGTAAGGTTTACCACTTTCTTTAGTCCAAGCAGCTTTCATAACTAAATGTCTAGCAGCTTCAATTCTCATTTTCATATCAGCTAAAGTAAAGTTTACCCATTGTTGAGCAGAGATTGGTTTACCAAATTGTTTACGCTCTTTTGAATATTGAAGTGCTAGGTTGTACGCACCTTCTGCGATACCTAATGATTGAGCAGCAACCCCAATACGTCCACCGTCAAGAGTAGTCATTGCAATTTTAAATCCATCTCCTTCTTTACCAAGAAGATTTTCTTTTGGTACACGGCAGTTTTCAAAGCTTAATTCTCTTTGAACAGATGCACGGATACCCATTTTAACTTCTGGTTTACCAAAAGTAAATCCTGGAGTACCTTTTTCTACGATGAAAGCACTCATTCCTTTTGGTCCTTTAGATTTATCAGTTAAACCAAATACTACATAGATTTCTGAATCACCAGCATTTGTGATAAAGATTTTAGTACCATTAAGTACATAGTGATCTCCATCAAGAACAGCTGTAGTTTGAGCTCCACTTACGTCAGTTCCTGCATTTGGCTCAGTTAAACCAAAAGAACCCATAGATTGTCCAGTAGTTAATCTTGGTAAGTATTTTGCTTTTTGCTCTGCATTACCATACTTAAATATTGGCCATGTAGCAAGAGAAGTATGTACTGATACACCAATTGCAGTTGAAGGATCAACTTTAGCTAGTTCTGCTACTGATAATGCATAAGCAACATCTCCAGCTCCAGCTCCACCGTACTCTTTAGGATATGGAACTCCCATAAGTCCAACTTGACCTAGTTTTGCCATTATGTCTAAATCAAAAATTTCATGCTCGTCTCTTTCTGCGATACTTGGTGCAAGTTCTTTCTCAGCGAATTCTGCAACCATTTTAACAGTCATTTCTTGGGTTTTAGATAAATTAAAATCCATAGATATAGCCTCCTTAGATTTAGTTTATTTATATATATGAGGGATGTTTGCTTTTGTATCCAGTTCAAAAATCCCTTAATATATTTTAGTAATATCTCTTTAAAAGAGAATATTTTTTTACACATACTTATAAGATAAAACTCAGAAATATGGTTTTATATAAAACCATTTTAAACCATTAGTAGTTTTTTTGTCAATTTATTTTTTAAAAAAATTAAACCATTTCAATTGGTTTATTTAATCATTTTTCCCGTAAATATACAGAAGTGTATATTTACAATAGCTTTACAACTATATGGTTTTTCTAAATTTTTCTCCCCTATATAATCATAACATAAGTATAGATTTTTAAAAAGTATTTATTAACAGAACTAAGCTTAAAGAATATTATAGTATAAATATAATTATTGAGGGTGGTTCTAGGTTTTTTTTTAGTACTATGATTAATAGCAAACAATTAGATACTCAAAATCTGCTTATTTTTTTACTATATATATTAATTCCAATAGTAATTTTATATATCCATATTTCTATTAAAAAAAATCTGCCAAATTTATACCTTATTGTTTATCAGTGGTTTTCCTATATAACAGTTTTATTAAAAAATAAGCTCAGTAGGTTTAAAATAAAAAATAAACAAAAAGATGATTTAATTGTTGAAATAATGGAAAGTACGGGTTATTCATATGAAATTGACCAAGACATTTTTTATTCAAATCTATATGCCTGGCAAAGGAATATGGGATATTGTAGACTATACGACAAAGCAGCAGCACCATTAAGTATGACTATTGATTGTGAACCCATTTATTTTAAATATGCAATAAAAAGTGGCTTATAGAGTTTTGGAAAGGTCAGTATGGTATGACTACAGGTGGAGAAGTTGGAGTTTATAATACAAAGGGTCCTGGTTTGAATATTCCTGGTATATTTGATGGTACATTTTATTACTGTGTTGATGACGATGACCTACGATCGATGTCAATTACATTAAAAAAATTAGGAAAGACATTATTTAAAAGAACAAGGCCTCATTGGTGGTTAACAGGATTTAAGCTAGGAGAGTTTTCTGAGCCTTCGGAGCTCACTATGAATATTTTTATTACATTAAAGAATGAAATAATGCGCAATGCATTTATAGGTGGTTTAATTGAGGCTGGGTATTCTAAGGATGAGCTTATTATCAGTGGCAATTCTGTTGGGGTATTATTCGATAAACCTCGTAATCGACAGCCTATTACAAGAACTGAGCTCACAGATGGTATTACTCAACGAAAAAATAAATTACGAT from Serpentinicella alkaliphila harbors:
- a CDS encoding L,D-transpeptidase, translated to MYKKSILILIFIITLTTYGCANRREMPREQSPGQRVEQQREDRLAKSDQEAVEENINGYNLQDDLKITREEGSEISYINQEQKDELINGLGPKENNTILEEFRSSLPVGINNAIDYFKYNISFDYFLITAEEGSTIRETPTDESAAVTAKESLEKVSLLHRVEGEELEGSNIWYRVAFENQGSVNEGYIHSSMGTPRNFRFDSMKQAIDELNEQLGQGPLHFISNYKNENGTPPQRGDAAIDEFGYRVYHSAPAYDEANTESNYRYIPDGMLVRILDETGDFYHIDAPTFGRGYYVPKQYIDPNVTLRELTHVVVIDRSQQNQGAFEVEDNGLNLVSYTFSTTGIPGEFSYETTLGSYKAIQKRDRFEYLKSGTQEIAGYAPFAIRFTGGAYIHGVPVAYEEVEGEMVDPGFIEYLHTIGTFPRSNMCVRNFTSHAEFLYNWMNVRNGAVIVIE
- a CDS encoding TIGR03905 family TSCPD domain-containing protein; translated protein: MFSFFTTGVCAKQIIFSIEDGIIDKVSFNGGCSGNLIGVSRLVEGMKVEEAINKLQGIKCGSRNTSCPDQLATALQISLKKQAG
- a CDS encoding alpha/beta fold hydrolase; the protein is MPIFYRNDTMLFYEVTGEGHPIIFTHGASWDHKQWVKQVNFFKKDYKVVSWDVRGHGQSSLPKGPINPDDFILDLIALMNHLSIKKAILCGLSMGGHISLRTAIEIPYRVKGLILIGTPCSNSISLNQKLFIQINSLSSKFLPMKTNAFILAKMLSKQNPSTFAYVYNTFSKMPKENWHRIWSAVTRMESKDELHKVKCPTLLLIGDHDIITNFQQPLLYTKISNTELRIILNAHHCTNLDNPNAVNQFTLEFIDSLKV
- a CDS encoding acyl-CoA dehydrogenase, whose translation is MDFNLSKTQEMTVKMVAEFAEKELAPSIAERDEHEIFDLDIMAKLGQVGLMGVPYPKEYGGAGAGDVAYALSVAELAKVDPSTAIGVSVHTSLATWPIFKYGNAEQKAKYLPRLTTGQSMGSFGLTEPNAGTDVSGAQTTAVLDGDHYVLNGTKIFITNAGDSEIYVVFGLTDKSKGPKGMSAFIVEKGTPGFTFGKPEVKMGIRASVQRELSFENCRVPKENLLGKEGDGFKIAMTTLDGGRIGVAAQSLGIAEGAYNLALQYSKERKQFGKPISAQQWVNFTLADMKMRIEAARHLVMKAAWTKESGKPYSEEAAIAKCFASDVAMWVTTNAVQIHGGYGYTREYSAERFMRDAKICQIYEGTNQAMRMIVAGSILR